The DNA segment CTGGGCCTCTTTTAAAGAAAATAAATTTTACACAGGAAGTTGGGATTTGCCTGTAGAAAAAATAAAGCAATTATTTGAAAAAGGAACAACAGATTGGCGAACAAGTAAGCCTTCTAACTATAACCTGGTTGTAGTGGGTTGTGCTCCGGGAGGTGTCGTTGTGGTTTGGTTGTATGGCGATGATCAGCAAATAGAAATAGCGCGTTTTCAGGCAAAAGAAACCCAAATAGATATGAAAGATTTCTCACCATATGCTCAGGTTCCCCAAAATGAATATTTTAAAACCTTAGGAGAGTTAACTCCTGAGTTGCGAAAAGAATTTGAAAAAAAAGGAATACAATATGACATTTGGGAGATCTATCGAAAAAAATACAACTGGAGAGCATCGATAGAGATTCCTAGTCATAATTTTCAAAACGTGAACATTGAAATGTATAATGGCGAAGAAGAAACTTTGTTTAACGAAAGTATTAAACAGAATCCCTTTAAGCAAAGAGCAATCCCCCGTTTGATCTCTTACATATTTGAAGACAAAAATGGCAAACAAACTGTTTTTGAAATAAAATACTTCGATGAAGAGGAGATTTTTTCCCTATTTAAAAAATTTGATAAAAATCAACCTATAGAAATTATTCTGAGAATGGATGAAAACCTGGGTAATAGAAAACTAGTAATGAAACAGGGGGGAAAAGAAATGCTAATTCAAAAAATAGATTTTGATAATATGTGGGAGTACAAAAAATACAAAGCAAAATAATTTTATCTACATCTTTCAATATTTAATTTTATATGCAAACCTTCAACATACATATCATCAAAAAAAACGAGACTCTAAA comes from the Chryseobacterium sp. SNU WT5 genome and includes:
- a CDS encoding DUF2931 family protein; this encodes MQKYNWLPTSSAPKLYPTEIYNGHLYLEDGNQVYIPTSASNNPGWGYSGSLHSQGEDLKAIPVKLEITWASFKENKFYTGSWDLPVEKIKQLFEKGTTDWRTSKPSNYNLVVVGCAPGGVVVVWLYGDDQQIEIARFQAKETQIDMKDFSPYAQVPQNEYFKTLGELTPELRKEFEKKGIQYDIWEIYRKKYNWRASIEIPSHNFQNVNIEMYNGEEETLFNESIKQNPFKQRAIPRLISYIFEDKNGKQTVFEIKYFDEEEIFSLFKKFDKNQPIEIILRMDENLGNRKLVMKQGGKEMLIQKIDFDNMWEYKKYKAK